The following proteins are co-located in the Pseudomonas cavernae genome:
- a CDS encoding protein YgfX: protein MSSPSKVFECHWQASRWLLVAYLLAQALALSALLLAHLPFWARLLGVALCLAHGLWALPRQVLLKSRRAFRGVRHDAAGWQLWSAQAGWQAVQLRPDSLALPLAVVLRFRLPDEWWVRALCIPRDALAPEQHRRLRVRLKFSRRRWAKPWA, encoded by the coding sequence GTGTCCAGCCCAAGTAAGGTCTTCGAGTGCCACTGGCAGGCCTCGCGCTGGCTGCTGGTGGCTTATCTGCTGGCTCAGGCACTGGCCTTGAGCGCTCTGCTGTTGGCGCATCTTCCGTTCTGGGCCAGGCTGCTGGGCGTGGCCTTGTGCCTGGCCCACGGTCTATGGGCGCTGCCGCGGCAGGTGCTGCTGAAGAGCCGGCGGGCGTTCCGTGGCGTGCGTCACGACGCCGCCGGCTGGCAGCTGTGGAGTGCGCAAGCCGGCTGGCAGGCGGTGCAGCTGCGCCCGGATAGCCTGGCTTTGCCACTGGCAGTGGTGCTGCGCTTTCGTTTGCCGGACGAGTGGTGGGTGCGTGCACTGTGCATCCCGCGCGATGCGCTGGCGCCGGAGCAGCACCGGCGCTTGCGGGTACGCCTCAAATTCAGCCGCCGGCGCTGGGCCAAGCCCTGGGCTTAG
- the ung gene encoding uracil-DNA glycosylase, protein MSADERIKLEAGWKEALREEFDKPYMHELRAFLLNERQAGKTVFPPGPLIFNALNSTPLGQVKVVIIGQDPYHGPGQAHGLCFSVQPGVPVPPSLQNIYKELKRDLNIDPPTHGCLQHWAEQGVLLLNTSLTVEQACAGSHAKAGWQFFTDRVIEVVSSHQPRLVFLLWGAHAQSKERLIDPTKHLILRSPHPSPLSAHRGFIGNGHFGRTNKFLAQYGLQPIDWRLPAQP, encoded by the coding sequence ATGAGCGCCGACGAACGCATCAAGCTCGAAGCGGGCTGGAAAGAAGCCCTGCGCGAGGAATTCGACAAGCCCTACATGCACGAGCTGCGGGCGTTCCTGCTGAACGAGAGGCAGGCCGGCAAAACAGTCTTCCCGCCGGGGCCGCTGATCTTCAATGCGCTGAATTCGACGCCGCTGGGCCAGGTCAAGGTGGTCATCATCGGCCAGGACCCCTATCACGGCCCGGGTCAGGCGCATGGCCTGTGCTTCTCGGTGCAGCCCGGCGTGCCGGTGCCGCCGTCCTTGCAGAACATCTACAAGGAGCTCAAGCGCGACCTGAATATCGACCCGCCTACGCATGGCTGCCTGCAGCACTGGGCCGAGCAGGGCGTGTTGCTGCTCAACACCTCGTTGACCGTCGAGCAGGCGTGCGCGGGCTCGCATGCCAAAGCCGGCTGGCAGTTTTTCACCGACCGGGTGATCGAGGTGGTCAGCAGCCACCAGCCGCGCCTGGTCTTCCTGCTCTGGGGTGCCCATGCGCAGAGCAAGGAGCGCCTGATCGACCCGACCAAGCACCTGATTCTGCGCTCGCCGCATCCGTCGCCGCTGTCCGCGCACCGCGGCTTTATTGGCAACGGCCACTTCGGCCGGACCAATAAGTTCCTCGCCCAATACGGCTTGCAGCCGATCGACTGGCGTCTGCCCGCTCAGCCCTGA
- a CDS encoding HDOD domain-containing protein yields MSKLAEKVQEELIQAIDNDELVLPTLPEVALKVREAAEDPDISIPALSKVIGNDAALTARIIKVVNSPLLRTNREITDLQMAISRLGINYTSNLATGLAMEQMFQATSDVVDRKMREVWNKSTEIAGICHVLCRQFTRLMPDQATLAGLVHQIGVLPILTYAEDSNALLSDSISLNHVIERIHPIIGDKILRAWDFPEQIARIPSQFLDFKRNSDKIDYVDIVQVATLQSYLGSEHPYTQMDWSGIPAFAKLGLEPNLDMHADEDLSAAMEAAMSMLQ; encoded by the coding sequence ATGAGCAAACTCGCCGAGAAAGTCCAAGAGGAGCTGATCCAGGCCATCGACAACGATGAACTGGTGCTCCCTACCCTGCCGGAGGTGGCCCTCAAGGTCCGCGAAGCGGCGGAAGACCCGGACATCAGCATCCCGGCGCTGAGCAAGGTGATCGGCAACGATGCGGCGCTGACCGCACGGATCATCAAGGTGGTGAACAGCCCGCTGCTGCGCACCAACCGCGAAATCACCGATTTGCAGATGGCCATCAGCCGGCTCGGCATCAATTACACCAGCAACCTGGCCACCGGCTTGGCCATGGAACAGATGTTCCAGGCCACCTCCGACGTGGTCGACCGCAAAATGCGCGAAGTGTGGAACAAGAGCACGGAAATCGCCGGCATCTGCCATGTGCTCTGCCGGCAGTTCACCCGTCTGATGCCCGACCAGGCGACCCTCGCCGGCCTGGTGCACCAGATCGGCGTGCTGCCGATCCTCACCTATGCCGAAGACAGCAACGCCCTGCTGTCCGACTCCATCAGCCTCAACCATGTGATCGAGCGGATTCACCCGATCATCGGCGACAAGATCCTCAGGGCCTGGGACTTCCCCGAGCAGATCGCCCGCATCCCCAGCCAGTTCCTCGACTTCAAGCGCAACTCGGACAAGATCGACTATGTCGATATCGTTCAGGTCGCCACGCTGCAGAGCTACCTCGGCAGCGAACATCCCTACACCCAGATGGACTGGAGCGGCATCCCGGCCTTCGCCAAACTCGGCCTCGAGCCGAACCTGGACATGCATGCCGACGAAGACCTCTCGGCTGCCATGGAAGCGGCGATGAGCATGCTGCAGTAA
- a CDS encoding succinate dehydrogenase assembly factor 2, with protein sequence MADATELNRLFWHSRRGMLELDVLLVPFVKEVYSTLDAEDQARYRKLLECEDQDMFGWFMQRDEPEDADLRRIVRMILDRVQPK encoded by the coding sequence ATGGCCGACGCAACCGAACTCAATCGACTCTTTTGGCACAGCCGCCGCGGCATGCTCGAACTGGACGTGCTGCTGGTGCCGTTCGTCAAGGAGGTCTATTCCACCCTCGATGCCGAAGATCAGGCGCGCTATCGCAAGCTGTTGGAGTGCGAGGATCAGGACATGTTCGGCTGGTTCATGCAGCGCGATGAACCGGAAGACGCCGACCTGCGGCGCATAGTTCGCATGATTCTGGATCGTGTCCAGCCCAAGTAA
- the nadB gene encoding L-aspartate oxidase: MSQHYQHDVLVIGSGAAGLTLALTLPEHLRIAVLSKGDLANGSTYWAQGGVAAVLDDSDTVESHVEDTLNAGAGLCREEAVRFTVEHSREAIQWLIDQGVPFTRDEKTSPEDGGFEYHLTREGGHSHRRIIHAADATGAAIFNTLLAQAKQRPNIELLEQRVAVDLITEQKLGLPGQRCLGAYVLNRVSGEVDTYSARFTVLACGGAAKVYLYTSNPDGACGDGIAMAWRAGCRVGNLEFNQFHPTCLYHPQAKSFLITEALRGEGALLKLPNGERFMPRFDSRAELAPRDIVARAIDHEMKRLGIDCVYLDISHKPAEFVKTHFPTVYERCLDFGIDITREAIPVVPAAHYTCGGVVVDQHGRTDVPSLYAIGETSFTGLHGANRMASNSLLECFVYGRSAAADMLEQLSQVAMPGPLPGWDASQVTDSDEDVIIAHNWDELRRFMWDYVGIVRTNKRLQRARHRVRLLLHEIDEFYSNYKVSRDLIELRNLALVALLMIRSAMRRHESRGLHYTLDYPEQLPEAQDTILTPR; the protein is encoded by the coding sequence ATGAGTCAACACTATCAGCACGACGTCTTGGTCATTGGCAGTGGCGCAGCCGGCCTGACCCTTGCCCTCACATTGCCGGAGCATTTGCGTATCGCGGTGCTCAGCAAGGGCGACCTGGCCAATGGTTCAACCTATTGGGCGCAAGGCGGCGTCGCGGCCGTGCTGGACGATTCCGACACCGTCGAGTCGCACGTCGAGGACACCCTCAACGCCGGCGCCGGCCTGTGTCGCGAAGAGGCCGTGCGCTTCACCGTGGAGCACAGCCGCGAAGCGATCCAGTGGCTGATCGATCAGGGCGTGCCCTTCACCCGCGACGAGAAAACCTCGCCCGAGGATGGCGGCTTCGAATACCACCTGACCCGCGAGGGCGGCCATAGCCATCGGCGCATCATCCATGCCGCCGACGCCACCGGCGCGGCCATCTTCAACACTCTGCTGGCGCAGGCGAAACAGCGCCCGAACATCGAATTGCTCGAGCAACGGGTTGCCGTCGATCTGATCACCGAGCAAAAACTTGGCCTGCCCGGCCAGCGCTGCCTGGGTGCCTATGTACTGAACCGCGTCAGCGGTGAAGTCGACACCTACAGTGCGCGCTTCACTGTGCTGGCCTGCGGCGGTGCGGCCAAGGTCTACCTCTATACCAGCAACCCAGACGGTGCCTGCGGCGACGGCATCGCCATGGCTTGGCGCGCCGGCTGCCGGGTCGGCAACCTGGAGTTCAATCAGTTCCATCCGACCTGCCTGTACCACCCGCAAGCCAAGAGTTTCCTGATCACCGAGGCACTACGCGGCGAAGGCGCCCTGCTCAAGCTGCCCAATGGCGAACGCTTCATGCCGCGCTTCGACTCGCGCGCCGAGCTGGCGCCGCGCGACATCGTCGCCCGCGCCATCGACCACGAAATGAAGCGCCTGGGGATCGACTGCGTCTATCTGGATATCAGCCACAAGCCGGCGGAGTTCGTGAAAACGCACTTCCCCACCGTCTACGAGCGCTGCCTGGATTTCGGCATCGACATCACCCGCGAGGCGATTCCGGTGGTCCCGGCAGCCCACTACACCTGCGGCGGCGTGGTCGTCGACCAACATGGCCGTACCGATGTACCGAGTCTCTACGCGATTGGCGAAACCAGCTTCACCGGCCTGCATGGCGCCAACCGGATGGCCAGCAACTCGCTGCTAGAATGCTTCGTCTACGGCCGCTCGGCGGCGGCCGACATGCTCGAACAACTGTCGCAGGTAGCCATGCCCGGGCCTCTGCCGGGCTGGGATGCCAGCCAGGTGACCGACTCCGACGAGGACGTGATCATCGCCCACAACTGGGATGAACTGCGGCGTTTCATGTGGGACTACGTGGGCATCGTGCGCACCAACAAACGCCTGCAACGCGCCCGCCACCGGGTGCGCCTGCTGCTGCACGAGATCGACGAGTTCTACAGTAACTACAAGGTCAGTCGCGACCTGATCGAACTGCGCAACCTGGCACTGGTCGCCCTGCTGATGATCCGCTCGGCCATGCGCCGCCATGAGAGCCGTGGCCTGCACTACACCCTGGACTACCCGGAACAGCTACCGGAAGCCCAGGACACCATCCTCACGCCGCGCTGA
- a CDS encoding SoxR reducing system RseC family protein: MIEEAGRVVAVESGAVWVETLRKSTCSSCSANAGCGQGLMDKLGVGGQRGYVRALCDLQLRVGDPVVIGVREDLLVRASLLVYLLPLLMFFALAMFAERLALHEPLIIVSGLGGLALAWFIVRWRGRRKADDPALQPVVLRAMLAGPAGPL, encoded by the coding sequence ATGATCGAAGAAGCTGGGCGAGTGGTTGCAGTGGAGTCCGGAGCGGTCTGGGTTGAAACGCTACGCAAAAGCACTTGTTCCAGCTGTTCAGCCAATGCTGGTTGCGGTCAGGGCTTGATGGACAAGCTGGGAGTCGGTGGTCAGCGGGGCTATGTGCGCGCGCTTTGCGATCTGCAGCTGCGGGTCGGTGATCCGGTGGTGATCGGCGTGCGCGAGGACTTGCTGGTACGTGCTTCGTTGCTGGTCTATCTGCTGCCGCTGCTGATGTTCTTCGCTCTGGCTATGTTCGCCGAACGCTTGGCTCTGCACGAACCTTTGATTATTGTTTCCGGTCTGGGCGGACTCGCCCTGGCCTGGTTCATTGTGCGCTGGCGCGGTCGGCGCAAGGCGGACGATCCCGCGCTGCAGCCTGTGGTGCTCCGCGCGATGCTTGCCGGGCCTGCGGGTCCGTTGTGA
- a CDS encoding YgfZ/GcvT domain-containing protein has product MADSVFFCTLSHEGILAVRGPDAGKFLQGQLTCNLNYLNDSTASLGARCNVKGRMLSSFRILSESDGYLLAMASELLEPQLNELKKYAVFSKASLADESQAWVRFGLAGGDGALLSLGLDLPHQSDQVARHNELLAIRLSDGRVELWAPAGAADTVKARLAAQLPEAPLNDWLLAQIRAGIGQVLGTTRELFIPQMINLQAVGGVSFKKGCYTGQEIVARMQYLGKLKRRLYRLSLTADELPQPAAELFSPVHRSSVGEVVVAARSASAIELLAVLQEDAAEDGRIHLGAEDGPALGLLELPYMLDRDREIQR; this is encoded by the coding sequence ATGGCCGACTCCGTTTTTTTCTGCACGCTGTCCCATGAGGGCATCCTCGCCGTCCGCGGCCCAGACGCTGGCAAGTTTCTCCAGGGCCAGCTGACCTGCAATCTCAATTACCTGAACGACAGCACCGCCAGCCTCGGCGCCCGCTGCAACGTCAAGGGCCGCATGCTGTCGAGCTTTCGCATCCTCAGCGAGAGCGACGGTTATCTGCTGGCGATGGCCAGCGAGCTGCTCGAACCCCAGCTGAACGAGCTGAAAAAATACGCGGTGTTCTCCAAGGCCAGCCTCGCCGATGAAAGCCAGGCCTGGGTGCGTTTCGGCCTCGCCGGTGGCGATGGTGCCCTGCTCAGCCTGGGCCTTGACCTGCCGCATCAGTCCGACCAAGTAGCGCGCCATAACGAGCTGCTCGCCATTCGCTTGAGCGATGGCCGCGTCGAACTCTGGGCCCCGGCCGGCGCCGCCGACACTGTCAAGGCGCGCCTGGCGGCCCAGCTGCCCGAAGCGCCACTGAACGACTGGCTGCTAGCGCAGATCCGCGCCGGTATCGGCCAAGTGCTCGGCACCACCCGCGAGCTGTTCATCCCGCAGATGATCAACCTACAGGCCGTCGGTGGAGTCAGCTTCAAGAAGGGCTGCTACACCGGCCAGGAAATCGTCGCGCGCATGCAGTACCTGGGCAAACTCAAGCGCCGCCTGTATCGCCTGAGCCTGACGGCCGACGAGCTGCCACAGCCGGCCGCCGAGCTGTTCTCCCCGGTGCACCGCTCGAGCGTCGGCGAAGTGGTTGTCGCCGCCCGCAGCGCAAGCGCCATCGAGCTGCTCGCCGTGCTACAGGAAGATGCCGCCGAGGACGGCCGCATCCACCTTGGCGCAGAAGATGGCCCGGCGCTCGGCCTGCTGGAGCTGCCCTACATGCTGGACCGCGATCGCGAGATCCAGCGCTGA
- a CDS encoding DUF6279 family lipoprotein: MPLPRSAFTLLLTLLLAACSRLDLVYQNLDRLMLWWIDDYLNLDSVQKSWLQPRLQAELQWHCRSQLPSYVAWQAELQRLLAQQPLQAAQIEAQFAAINSAQQTIAAHTAPVATELLRGLSPRQIAALRSRLTEEQEKLAEEYLALPPDKQIATRAERMEKRLRPWLGRLNPAQQARVQGWAKQMHGYDRLWLDNRQHWQQELLATLEVRHSADFQPRLTRLLQQRKSLWSPTYRQAFRTGQQAFAELLADLLNGASAQQREHLLSRLDELRENLAELDCQG; this comes from the coding sequence ATGCCCCTTCCCCGTTCCGCGTTCACCCTGTTGCTGACTCTGCTGCTGGCGGCCTGCAGTCGCTTGGATCTGGTCTACCAAAATCTCGACCGCCTGATGCTCTGGTGGATCGACGATTACCTCAACCTCGACAGCGTGCAAAAGAGCTGGCTACAGCCGCGCCTGCAAGCAGAGCTGCAATGGCATTGCCGTAGTCAGCTACCCAGCTATGTGGCCTGGCAGGCCGAACTGCAGCGCCTGCTCGCCCAGCAACCCTTGCAGGCTGCGCAGATCGAGGCGCAGTTCGCCGCAATCAACAGCGCCCAGCAGACCATCGCCGCGCACACCGCCCCCGTCGCGACTGAATTGCTGCGCGGGCTCAGCCCGCGCCAGATCGCGGCATTGCGCAGCCGTCTCACCGAAGAGCAGGAGAAGCTCGCCGAGGAATACCTGGCGCTACCGCCAGACAAACAGATCGCCACACGTGCCGAACGCATGGAGAAGCGTCTGCGACCCTGGCTCGGGCGCCTGAACCCGGCACAACAGGCGCGGGTGCAGGGCTGGGCCAAGCAGATGCACGGGTATGACCGTCTGTGGCTGGATAATCGCCAACACTGGCAGCAGGAGCTGCTAGCCACCCTCGAGGTGCGCCACAGCGCCGACTTCCAGCCGCGCTTGACTCGCCTGCTGCAGCAGCGCAAAAGCCTGTGGAGTCCCACCTATCGCCAGGCCTTCCGCACCGGCCAACAGGCCTTCGCCGAGCTGCTCGCCGACCTGCTCAACGGCGCCAGCGCCCAGCAGCGCGAGCACCTGCTCTCACGCCTGGACGAACTACGCGAGAACCTCGCAGAGCTGGACTGTCAGGGCTGA
- a CDS encoding MucB/RseB C-terminal domain-containing protein, whose translation MRAIPFFFLLGGWLAVPAQAADAQDWLLRMSEAERVQSFQGTFVYERSGSFSTHSIWHRVDEGGKVRERLLQLDGPAQEVVRVNEQTECTSGALADQLTDGQAWPARSLDPKQLEAWYDLRVIGQSRVAGRPAVVLAVTPRDQHRYGFELHLDRDTGLVLKSLLLNEKGQLLERFQFSRLEITPPTDEDLKAGSACRPVRVIEAAKVQPGAWRSEWLPPGFSLSSVLERKSPVSSEVVAYLMYDDGLARFSVFLEPLHGVAVEDARSQLGPTVAVSKRMSTSDGDVMVTVVGEIPLGTAERVALSMRAGEAQATP comes from the coding sequence ATGCGCGCCATCCCCTTCTTTTTCCTGCTGGGCGGCTGGCTGGCTGTGCCGGCGCAGGCCGCAGATGCCCAAGATTGGCTGCTCCGTATGAGCGAAGCGGAGCGCGTGCAAAGCTTTCAAGGCACGTTCGTCTACGAGCGCAGCGGCAGCTTCTCAACCCATAGCATCTGGCACCGGGTTGACGAGGGGGGCAAGGTGCGCGAGCGGCTGTTGCAGTTGGATGGCCCAGCTCAGGAAGTCGTTCGCGTCAATGAGCAGACCGAATGCACCAGTGGCGCGCTAGCTGATCAATTGACCGATGGTCAGGCATGGCCGGCGCGAAGCCTCGATCCCAAACAACTGGAAGCCTGGTATGACTTACGTGTGATCGGTCAGTCGCGAGTGGCCGGTCGCCCTGCCGTGGTGTTGGCGGTGACGCCGCGCGATCAGCACCGTTATGGCTTCGAGCTGCATCTGGATCGTGATACCGGTCTGGTGCTGAAGTCCCTGCTGCTGAATGAGAAGGGGCAGCTGCTTGAGCGTTTTCAATTCTCCCGCCTGGAAATCACGCCACCCACCGATGAAGATCTGAAGGCCGGTTCGGCCTGCCGGCCGGTGCGGGTTATCGAAGCGGCCAAAGTGCAGCCCGGCGCCTGGCGTTCGGAGTGGCTGCCGCCCGGTTTCAGTCTCAGCAGCGTGCTGGAGCGGAAAAGCCCAGTGTCTAGCGAAGTGGTTGCCTACCTGATGTATGACGACGGCTTGGCGCGTTTCTCGGTCTTTCTCGAGCCGCTGCACGGCGTGGCGGTTGAGGATGCGCGCAGTCAGCTGGGGCCGACCGTGGCGGTGTCGAAGCGGATGTCGACCAGTGATGGCGATGTGATGGTTACCGTGGTGGGCGAAATCCCTCTGGGCACGGCGGAGCGCGTGGCGCTGTCGATGCGCGCTGGCGAAGCGCAAGCTACGCCATGA
- a CDS encoding sigma-E factor negative regulatory protein, producing MSREALHESLSAVMDNQADELELRRVLNACDDADLRATWSRYQIARAVMHKELLEPRLDIAAAVSAAMANEAPLSIAVQPSPVKRWRMLGRLAVAASVTLAVLAGVRFYNQDAINGTQLAQQAPQPSVNIPQVQNTAVLAGYTEGVQQAPAQVVVSGGEGQPSWHEQRLPAYLRQHAQQAAMGGSSDAALPYARAASLEGR from the coding sequence ATGAGTCGTGAAGCCCTGCATGAATCGCTGTCTGCGGTCATGGATAACCAAGCGGACGAATTAGAATTGCGCCGCGTGCTGAATGCTTGTGACGATGCCGACTTGCGCGCCACCTGGTCGCGTTATCAGATCGCCCGGGCGGTGATGCACAAGGAGCTGCTCGAGCCGCGCCTGGACATCGCCGCCGCCGTCTCGGCCGCAATGGCCAATGAAGCCCCGCTCTCCATCGCCGTACAACCGAGCCCGGTCAAGCGCTGGCGCATGCTCGGGCGCCTGGCGGTGGCGGCCTCCGTAACCCTGGCGGTGCTGGCAGGGGTGCGCTTCTATAATCAGGATGCCATCAATGGCACTCAGCTTGCGCAGCAGGCGCCGCAACCTTCGGTGAATATTCCGCAGGTGCAGAATACGGCGGTATTGGCTGGTTATACCGAAGGGGTGCAGCAGGCTCCTGCTCAAGTGGTGGTGAGTGGTGGGGAGGGACAGCCGAGCTGGCATGAACAACGGCTACCCGCCTATCTGCGCCAGCATGCGCAGCAGGCGGCGATGGGTGGTTCTTCCGATGCAGCGCTGCCTTACGCCCGTGCTGCCAGCCTGGAAGGTCGCTAA
- a CDS encoding enoyl-CoA hydratase codes for MSNAVETYQPGLFDLTHKLTVEKHGHTALLTINHPPANTWDRDSLIGLKLLIQHLNRDDDIYALVITGQGSKFFSAGADLKLFADGDKARAREMARRFGEAFEALRDFRGVSIAAINGYAMGGGLECALACDIRIAERQAQLALPEATVGLLPCAGGTQALPWLIGEGWAKRMILCGERVDADTALRIGLVEQVVDNGEARGHALLLAAKVARQSPVAVRTIKPLIQGARERGPNSWLAEERECFVDLFDADDTREGVNAFLEKRDAQWRNK; via the coding sequence ATGAGCAACGCCGTAGAGACCTACCAGCCCGGTCTGTTCGACCTGACCCACAAGCTGACGGTGGAAAAGCACGGCCACACCGCCCTGCTGACCATCAACCATCCGCCGGCCAACACCTGGGACCGCGACTCGCTGATCGGCCTCAAGCTGCTGATCCAGCACCTCAACCGCGACGACGACATCTACGCCCTGGTGATCACCGGCCAGGGCAGCAAATTCTTCAGCGCCGGCGCCGACCTCAAGCTGTTCGCCGACGGCGACAAGGCCCGCGCCCGCGAAATGGCCCGCCGCTTCGGCGAAGCCTTCGAGGCGCTGCGTGATTTCCGCGGCGTGTCGATTGCCGCGATCAATGGTTACGCCATGGGCGGCGGCCTCGAATGCGCGCTGGCCTGCGACATCCGCATCGCCGAACGGCAGGCGCAGCTGGCCCTGCCGGAAGCCACCGTCGGCCTACTACCCTGCGCCGGCGGCACCCAGGCGCTGCCCTGGCTGATCGGCGAAGGCTGGGCCAAACGGATGATCCTCTGCGGCGAGCGGGTGGATGCCGACACTGCGCTGCGCATCGGCCTGGTCGAACAAGTGGTCGACAATGGCGAGGCGCGCGGCCATGCCCTGCTGCTCGCCGCCAAAGTAGCGCGCCAGAGCCCGGTGGCGGTGCGTACCATCAAGCCGCTAATCCAGGGTGCCCGCGAGCGCGGGCCCAACAGCTGGCTGGCGGAGGAGCGCGAGTGCTTCGTCGATCTGTTCGACGCCGACGACACCCGCGAAGGCGTCAATGCCTTCCTCGAGAAGCGCGACGCTCAGTGGCGCAATAAATAA
- a CDS encoding VOC family protein — MIAYVTLGTQDMDKAKAFYGELLAPLGAKLVVDMGRLALFGVAPGQPMFGVCLPYDGQPASTGNGTMVALPTASREQVDALYAKALALGASDEGAPGARMPTFYGAYVRDPDGNKLAFCKMG; from the coding sequence ATGATTGCTTATGTGACCCTCGGCACGCAGGACATGGACAAAGCCAAGGCCTTCTACGGCGAACTGCTCGCCCCGCTCGGCGCCAAGCTGGTGGTGGACATGGGCCGTCTCGCCCTGTTCGGCGTGGCCCCGGGCCAGCCGATGTTCGGCGTGTGTCTGCCCTACGACGGCCAGCCGGCCAGCACCGGTAACGGCACCATGGTCGCCCTGCCGACGGCCAGCCGCGAGCAGGTCGACGCGCTGTACGCCAAGGCCCTGGCCCTCGGCGCAAGCGACGAAGGCGCACCGGGCGCGCGCATGCCGACCTTCTATGGCGCCTATGTCCGCGATCCGGACGGCAACAAGCTGGCCTTCTGCAAGATGGGCTGA
- a CDS encoding PaaI family thioesterase — protein MDSPRPISREYLEQALEHSPFAQLIGFQLIDFAPGRISMEVLPRRELTQHHGYVHGAVVGFMIDSACAWAAASLVGDVVTSEYKVNLLAPAIGDKLICRSEVIKAGQRQVVTRADVFAVRDGEEKIVATGLATIARV, from the coding sequence ATGGACAGTCCCCGCCCGATCAGCCGTGAATATCTGGAACAGGCCCTGGAGCATTCCCCTTTCGCCCAGCTGATCGGCTTCCAGCTGATCGACTTCGCCCCCGGACGGATCAGCATGGAAGTGCTGCCGCGCCGCGAGCTGACCCAGCACCACGGCTACGTGCATGGCGCGGTGGTCGGCTTCATGATCGACAGCGCCTGTGCCTGGGCCGCCGCCTCGCTGGTCGGCGATGTGGTGACCTCGGAGTACAAGGTCAACCTGCTGGCCCCGGCCATCGGCGACAAGCTGATCTGCCGCAGCGAGGTGATCAAGGCCGGCCAGCGCCAGGTAGTGACCCGCGCCGATGTGTTCGCCGTGCGCGACGGCGAGGAAAAGATCGTCGCCACCGGGCTGGCGACCATCGCCCGGGTCTAA
- the rpoE gene encoding RNA polymerase sigma factor RpoE yields the protein MLTQEDDQQLVERVQRGDKRAFDLLVLKYQHKILGLIVRFVHDAHEAQDVAQEAFIKAYRALANFRGDSAFYTWLYRIAINTAKNHLVSRGRRPPDSDVSAEDAEFYEGDNSLKDIESPERLALRDEIEDAVHRTIQQLPEDLRTALTLREFEGLSYEDIASVMQCPVGTVRSRIFRAREAIDKTLQPLLQEA from the coding sequence ATGCTAACCCAGGAAGATGATCAGCAACTGGTCGAGCGGGTGCAGCGTGGCGATAAGCGGGCTTTTGATCTGCTGGTGCTGAAGTATCAGCACAAGATTCTCGGATTGATAGTGCGCTTCGTGCACGATGCCCATGAGGCCCAGGATGTTGCTCAGGAAGCCTTTATCAAGGCGTATCGCGCGCTAGCTAACTTTCGCGGTGACAGCGCGTTTTACACCTGGCTGTACCGGATCGCCATCAATACGGCGAAAAACCATCTGGTGTCGCGCGGACGGCGACCGCCAGATAGCGATGTCAGTGCCGAGGATGCCGAGTTCTATGAGGGTGACAATTCTCTCAAAGATATCGAGTCTCCGGAGCGGTTGGCCCTGCGGGATGAAATCGAGGACGCTGTCCATCGCACCATCCAGCAGCTGCCTGAGGATTTGCGTACGGCCTTGACCCTGCGTGAGTTCGAAGGATTGAGTTACGAGGACATTGCCAGCGTCATGCAGTGTCCGGTAGGCACGGTGCGTTCGCGAATATTTCGGGCGCGGGAAGCCATAGATAAAACCCTGCAGCCCCTGTTGCAGGAAGCCTGA